One genomic segment of Verrucomicrobiota bacterium includes these proteins:
- a CDS encoding PQQ-binding-like beta-propeller repeat protein, whose protein sequence is MRRRRNCFGLAFLTLVAGVCAVAQSDSNWPRWRGPHDNGSNELGTYPAKWDATTNLLWKVPLPGKGCSTPIVWNNRIYLTAPVDGQDAVLAFDWSGKPLWRITVGVEKPGKHRNGSGCNSSPTTDGQGIFVYFKSGNLARLDLNGKLRWKVNLLERYGEDTHYWDYGTCPVVTEKDVVATMMHHGESYLAAFNKLTGELHWKVSRNYATPVEGDNSYATPILIKHKGKEALLVWGAEHLTAHDAADGTILWSCGDFNPEAKRNWPTVGSAVIAGDVVVVPYGRGTRLRGIKLGGSGDVTATHRIWKREDTGTFVPTPAEYKGRVYLARDRGEVECLDPVTGKTLWTGELPKGSSSFYSSPAVADGKIYAAREDGVVFVARVEGKFEVLAEKDMGERIIASPVPVANRLLLRGERHLFCVAAGRESAGK, encoded by the coding sequence ATGCGCCGCCGTAGGAATTGCTTTGGTCTGGCCTTCCTGACTCTGGTCGCCGGCGTCTGTGCCGTCGCACAGAGCGATTCCAACTGGCCGCGCTGGCGCGGCCCGCACGACAATGGGAGCAATGAACTCGGCACCTACCCCGCCAAGTGGGATGCAACGACGAACCTGTTGTGGAAAGTGCCGTTGCCGGGCAAAGGTTGCTCCACGCCCATCGTCTGGAACAATCGCATCTACCTTACCGCGCCGGTGGACGGACAGGATGCAGTGCTCGCGTTCGATTGGTCGGGCAAACCGCTGTGGAGGATAACAGTTGGAGTCGAGAAGCCGGGCAAACATCGCAACGGTTCCGGTTGCAATTCCTCCCCGACCACCGATGGCCAGGGAATTTTTGTTTACTTCAAGAGCGGCAATCTTGCGAGGCTGGACCTCAACGGAAAACTGCGGTGGAAAGTCAACCTGCTGGAACGGTATGGCGAAGACACGCATTACTGGGATTACGGCACCTGCCCGGTTGTGACGGAGAAGGACGTGGTGGCGACGATGATGCACCACGGCGAATCCTATCTCGCTGCATTCAACAAGCTCACGGGCGAACTCCACTGGAAGGTGTCGCGCAACTACGCGACACCCGTCGAAGGCGACAACAGCTACGCCACGCCGATTCTCATCAAGCACAAAGGCAAGGAAGCATTGCTGGTCTGGGGCGCGGAACATCTGACCGCGCACGATGCCGCCGATGGAACAATTCTCTGGTCGTGTGGCGACTTCAACCCCGAAGCCAAAAGAAACTGGCCAACCGTCGGTTCGGCGGTGATCGCCGGTGACGTTGTTGTGGTTCCGTACGGTCGCGGAACCCGTTTGCGCGGAATCAAACTCGGCGGCAGCGGCGATGTCACCGCCACGCACCGGATTTGGAAAAGGGAAGACACGGGCACGTTTGTGCCAACGCCGGCTGAATACAAAGGCCGCGTCTATCTGGCGCGCGATCGCGGTGAAGTCGAGTGCCTTGATCCCGTCACCGGCAAGACGCTTTGGACCGGCGAATTGCCCAAGGGCAGTTCCAGTTTTTACTCTTCGCCGGCAGTCGCCGATGGGAAAATCTACGCCGCGCGTGAAGACGGGGTTGTGTTTGTCGCGCGCGTGGAAGGCAAGTTCGAAGTCCTCGCGGAGAAGGACATGGGCGAGCGCATCATCGCCTCACCGGTGCCGGTTGCGAACCGTCTCCTGCTTCGCGGCGAGAGACATTTGTTCTGCGTGGCGGCGGGCCGCGAGTCGGCGGGCAAGTGA
- a CDS encoding site-specific integrase — translation MNGNSSENTDPRWQKTPVANLVRHVQSGNYYARIRVRGKLIWKSLKTDRISVAKLRLGDFHKEERKRADAHKAVARGKMTFGAALETYRERLKGDYSLKERSKTFREERITALLKSWPELDQTDVAQISKADCLAWAARFGNTASPSAFNNTVGTFKLVLDIPVEAGARYDNPGTHIKRRKIRQKVLHLPSQDKFPELVATIRKADGAWGRKCADLVEFLAYSGCRKGEAARIEGQHCSFEKAEITVLGDPVTGTKNWEIRRVPMIPDMRRLLDRINSERGEKEFSATPLMRVQECQGAINTACKKLGIARFTHHDLRHLFATRCIESGVDIPTVSRWLGHKDGGALAMKTYGHLRDQHSANMAQKVVFSEPASNVPPLQLNGNGTQNGHVSTTATPEKATVAVAKAKYSYPWWASKNPVEVFWGQLNEDVQIVPLEKFHESAKQAMNREVFPDEFADRESLKEEFIERISKATLVLIKGKIQAKQAEKAA, via the coding sequence ATGAATGGCAATTCATCCGAAAATACAGACCCGCGTTGGCAAAAAACGCCCGTGGCCAATCTCGTGCGCCACGTTCAATCAGGCAACTACTATGCCCGAATCCGCGTGCGCGGCAAGCTGATTTGGAAATCCCTCAAGACCGACCGAATCAGCGTCGCCAAATTGCGCCTGGGTGACTTTCACAAGGAGGAACGGAAACGCGCTGACGCGCACAAAGCTGTTGCGCGAGGCAAGATGACTTTCGGCGCCGCGCTGGAAACCTACCGCGAACGTCTCAAGGGCGACTACTCGCTAAAGGAGCGAAGCAAGACCTTTCGGGAAGAACGCATTACTGCGCTCCTGAAATCGTGGCCGGAGTTGGACCAGACCGACGTTGCCCAAATCTCCAAAGCCGATTGCCTCGCGTGGGCTGCCCGGTTTGGAAATACCGCCAGCCCGTCGGCGTTTAACAACACCGTGGGCACGTTCAAATTGGTCTTGGACATTCCCGTTGAAGCGGGAGCGCGATACGACAATCCCGGCACCCACATCAAGCGAAGAAAAATCCGCCAGAAAGTCCTGCATCTGCCGAGCCAGGACAAATTTCCTGAACTGGTTGCGACCATTCGCAAAGCTGACGGCGCATGGGGCAGGAAATGCGCCGACCTCGTTGAGTTTCTCGCTTACAGCGGGTGTCGGAAAGGCGAGGCGGCCCGCATTGAAGGCCAGCATTGCAGTTTTGAGAAGGCTGAAATAACGGTTTTGGGCGACCCCGTGACCGGCACCAAGAATTGGGAGATTCGCCGAGTGCCGATGATTCCCGACATGCGGCGGTTGCTTGATCGCATTAATAGCGAGCGAGGTGAAAAGGAGTTTTCGGCCACTCCGCTCATGCGGGTGCAGGAGTGCCAAGGCGCGATCAACACGGCCTGCAAGAAATTGGGGATTGCTCGATTTACCCATCACGACTTGCGGCACTTGTTTGCTACCCGCTGTATCGAATCCGGCGTGGACATTCCGACCGTCAGCCGCTGGCTTGGCCACAAAGACGGCGGCGCGCTGGCGATGAAAACCTACGGTCACTTGCGCGATCAGCATTCGGCAAACATGGCGCAAAAGGTTGTATTTTCCGAACCCGCATCAAACGTTCCCCCGCTTCAACTCAACGGGAATGGCACGCAGAACGGTCACGTCTCAACGACCGCAACGCCCGAGAAGGCGACGGTTGCAGTGGCGAAGGCGAAATACAGTTATCCGTGGTGGGCGTCGAAAAATCCGGTGGAAGTCTTTTGGGGACAACTCAACGAGGACGTTCAGATTGTGCCTCTGGAGAAGTTCCACGAGAGTGCCAAGCAAGCGATGAATCGCGAAGTTTTTCCTGACGAATTTGCCGACCGCGAATCGCTCAAAGAGGAATTCATCGAAAGGATTTCCAAAGCCACGCTGGTTCTAATCAAAGGCAAGATTCAGGCGAAGCAGGCGGAAAAAGCAGCCTGA
- a CDS encoding tyrosine-type recombinase/integrase, translating to MEQEAADTAERLPFAFAEVVRIFGALEIMGELAREWTTFLLVMLYTAMRPEDAARVKRRDIDLERGTMKVKSSKTAGFNRKREPKPMHDGLLSYLNDMLAEKELAPDDYLCFNLAHKAEKHLSQEFSRILKAAEVDKLKAKGENRRHEFSQKTLYSFRHTSNVWFGAAGANDEEQKTELGDSTDQALKHYQHDNDPEVIAARRKKINLMPRVPVAWKNNNGNLVVAENQ from the coding sequence TTGGAACAGGAAGCGGCCGATACTGCAGAGCGGTTGCCCTTCGCCTTCGCGGAAGTCGTCCGAATTTTCGGAGCGCTCGAGATAATGGGTGAGCTGGCGCGCGAATGGACGACGTTCCTCCTGGTCATGCTCTACACTGCCATGCGGCCGGAAGATGCGGCCCGAGTCAAGCGCCGCGACATTGACCTGGAAAGGGGAACCATGAAGGTCAAGTCGTCAAAAACCGCCGGGTTCAACCGGAAGCGGGAGCCAAAACCAATGCATGACGGGTTGCTTTCTTACCTGAATGACATGCTCGCCGAAAAGGAATTGGCGCCGGACGACTACTTGTGTTTCAACCTCGCCCACAAGGCGGAAAAGCACCTTTCGCAAGAATTCTCCCGAATCCTCAAAGCAGCGGAGGTCGATAAGCTGAAAGCCAAGGGAGAAAACCGCCGCCACGAATTCAGCCAGAAGACGCTCTATTCCTTCCGGCACACGTCCAATGTTTGGTTTGGTGCCGCCGGCGCCAACGATGAGGAGCAGAAGACCGAACTGGGCGATAGCACAGACCAAGCCCTGAAGCATTATCAGCATGATAACGACCCCGAAGTGATCGCGGCCAGACGTAAAAAGATCAATCTAATGCCCCGTGTCCCGGTGGCGTGGAAGAACAACAACGGAAATTTGGTCGTTGCTGAAAATCAATGA